A window from Telopea speciosissima isolate NSW1024214 ecotype Mountain lineage chromosome 8, Tspe_v1, whole genome shotgun sequence encodes these proteins:
- the LOC122672257 gene encoding galactoside 2-alpha-L-fucosyltransferase-like isoform X1: MDIKRYRGHLPTSSSPTYHRNESFSRVVEKKFGGFMTMKLVGILSGCLMILTVFLTVSVIYWEPSSGGVSRFGKGRSLGMKAEEVRYPPVDVIPESVEESDFKMKAETVPGSGDVSSHKIDSPKDKHLGGLLAAAGFDKASCLSRHQSFLYRKALPQKPSSYLISRLRNYETLHKRCGPYTISYNKTLEQLKSKNNNEPLECNYVVWISFSGLGNRILTLASTFLYALLTNRVLLVDRWTDMADLFCEPFPQTSWLLPTDFPLNQFDSFDKKSPHSYGNMLKNNVINNSTNTLPTFLYLHLVHDYGDYDKHFFCDQDQILLHKVPWLIMKTDNYFVPSLFLVPSFEQELKKLFPEQETVFHHLGRYLFHPSNSVWGLITRYYHAYLEKADEKVGIQIRIFDTRTSPIKQILDQILACSFKEKLLPEVNVKESIINPSENQRSKAVLITSLNGGYFEKIRNMYWKHPTVSGEVIEVYQPSHEEYQQTEKKMHNQKAWAEMYLLSLTDVLITSSWSTFGYVAQGLGGLKPWILTKVENRTTPDPLCRRAMSIEPCFHAPPSYDCKAKTWIDTGALVPHIKHCEDMSWGVKLFNHDEL; this comes from the exons ATGGATATCAAGAGATACAGGGGACATTTACCAACATCTTCAAGTCCCACATATCACAGAAATGAAAGTTTTTCTCGAGTTGTAGAGAAGAAATTTGGTGGGTTCATGACAATGAAATTGGTGGGGATCTTGTCTGGTTGCTTGATGATTTTGACTGTTTTCCTTACAGTTTCAGTCATTTATTGGGAACCTTCATCTGGTGGAGTTAGCAGATTTGGCAAGGGGAGATCCTTAGGAATGAAAGCTGAAGAAG TTCGGTACCCTCCTGTGGATGTAATCCCGGAATCTGTGGAAGAGAGCGATTTCAAAATGAAGGCTGAAACAG TTCCAGGTTCTGGAGATGTTTCATCTCATAAAATTGACTCACCTAAAGACAAACATCTTGGTGGCCTGCTTGCTGCTGCTGGGTTTGATAAAGCATCCTGTCTAAGTAGGCATCAATCCTTCTTGTACCGCAAGGCACTACCACAGAAGCCTTCTTCTTATCTCATTTCCAGGTTGAGGAACTATGAAACTCTCCATAAACGTTGTGGGCCTTATACAATATCTTACAACAAAACATTGGAACAACTCAAGTCCAAGAACAACAATGAGCCACTGGAATGTAACTATGTGGTGTGGATTTCATTTAGTGGTTTGGGGAACAGAATTTTAACCCTGGCTTCAACATTTTTATATGCCCTTCTCACCAATCGAGTGCTTCTTGTTGATCGTTGGACCGACATGGCCGATCTCTTCTGTGAACCATTTCCGCAAACATCTTGGTTACTTCCTACGGACTTCCCCCTTAATCAATTTGATAGTTTTGATAAAAAATCACCTCACTCTTATGGGAACATGCTGAAAAACAATGTTATAAACAATTCAACAAACACCTTGCCAACCTTTCTGTATCTCCATCTTGTTCATGATTATGGAGATTATGATAAGCATTTCTTTTGTGATCAAGATCAAATCCTTCTCCACAAGGTTCCATGGTTGATCATGAAAACAGATAACTACTTTGTGCCATCTCTGTTCTTGGTTCCATCTTTTGAGCAagaactcaaaaaactcttccCTGAACAGGAAACTGTTTTCCATCACTTGGGTCGGTATCTTTTTCATCCCTCCAATTCAGTATGGGGGTTGATTACAAGGTATTATCATGCCTACTTAGAAAAAGCTGATGAGAAGGTAGGCATTCAGATCAGAATCTTTGATACTAGAACTAGCCCAATCAAACAAATTCTGGATCAGATCCTTGCCTGTTCCTTCAAGGAGAAATTGTTGCCAGAAGTCAATGTGAAGGAATCCATAATCAACCCATCTGAAAACCAAAGGTCTAAAGCTGTTCTCATAACATCTTTAAATGGTGGATACTTTGAGAAGATAAGGAACATGTATTGGAAACACCCAACTGTGAGTGGTGAGGTGATTGAAGTATACCAACCAAGCCATGAAGAATACCAACAGACAGAGAAGAAGATGCATAACCAAAAGGCATGGGCAGAAATGTATCTCTTAAGTTTGACTGATGTGTTGATCACAAGCTCATGGTCAACATTTGGATATGTAGCTCAGGGTCTAGGAGGTTTGAAACCATGGATTCTGACTAAGGTTGAGAACAGGACAACCCCTGATCCTCTTTGTCGACGGGCCATGTCAATTGAGCCTTGTTTTCATGCACCTCCCTCTTATGACTGCAAGGCAAAAACATGGATTGATACTGGTGCACTTGTTCCTCATATAAAGCATTGTGAGGACATGAGTTGGGGTGTTAAACTATTCAATCATGATGAGTTGTAG
- the LOC122672257 gene encoding galactoside 2-alpha-L-fucosyltransferase-like isoform X3: protein MDIKRYRGHLPTSSSPTYHRNESFSRVVEKKFGGFMTMKLVGILSGCLMILTVFLTVSVIYWEPSSGGVSRFGKGRSLGMKAEEVRYPPVDVIPESVEESDFKMKAETGSGDVSSHKIDSPKDKHLGGLLAAAGFDKASCLSRHQSFLYRKALPQKPSSYLISRLRNYETLHKRCGPYTISYNKTLEQLKSKNNNEPLECNYVVWISFSGLGNRILTLASTFLYALLTNRVLLVDRWTDMADLFCEPFPQTSWLLPTDFPLNQFDSFDKKSPHSYGNMLKNNVINNSTNTLPTFLYLHLVHDYGDYDKHFFCDQDQILLHKVPWLIMKTDNYFVPSLFLVPSFEQELKKLFPEQETVFHHLGRYLFHPSNSVWGLITRYYHAYLEKADEKVGIQIRIFDTRTSPIKQILDQILACSFKEKLLPEVNVKESIINPSENQRSKAVLITSLNGGYFEKIRNMYWKHPTVSGEVIEVYQPSHEEYQQTEKKMHNQKAWAEMYLLSLTDVLITSSWSTFGYVAQGLGGLKPWILTKVENRTTPDPLCRRAMSIEPCFHAPPSYDCKAKTWIDTGALVPHIKHCEDMSWGVKLFNHDEL, encoded by the exons ATGGATATCAAGAGATACAGGGGACATTTACCAACATCTTCAAGTCCCACATATCACAGAAATGAAAGTTTTTCTCGAGTTGTAGAGAAGAAATTTGGTGGGTTCATGACAATGAAATTGGTGGGGATCTTGTCTGGTTGCTTGATGATTTTGACTGTTTTCCTTACAGTTTCAGTCATTTATTGGGAACCTTCATCTGGTGGAGTTAGCAGATTTGGCAAGGGGAGATCCTTAGGAATGAAAGCTGAAGAAG TTCGGTACCCTCCTGTGGATGTAATCCCGGAATCTGTGGAAGAGAGCGATTTCAAAATGAAGGCTGAAACAG GTTCTGGAGATGTTTCATCTCATAAAATTGACTCACCTAAAGACAAACATCTTGGTGGCCTGCTTGCTGCTGCTGGGTTTGATAAAGCATCCTGTCTAAGTAGGCATCAATCCTTCTTGTACCGCAAGGCACTACCACAGAAGCCTTCTTCTTATCTCATTTCCAGGTTGAGGAACTATGAAACTCTCCATAAACGTTGTGGGCCTTATACAATATCTTACAACAAAACATTGGAACAACTCAAGTCCAAGAACAACAATGAGCCACTGGAATGTAACTATGTGGTGTGGATTTCATTTAGTGGTTTGGGGAACAGAATTTTAACCCTGGCTTCAACATTTTTATATGCCCTTCTCACCAATCGAGTGCTTCTTGTTGATCGTTGGACCGACATGGCCGATCTCTTCTGTGAACCATTTCCGCAAACATCTTGGTTACTTCCTACGGACTTCCCCCTTAATCAATTTGATAGTTTTGATAAAAAATCACCTCACTCTTATGGGAACATGCTGAAAAACAATGTTATAAACAATTCAACAAACACCTTGCCAACCTTTCTGTATCTCCATCTTGTTCATGATTATGGAGATTATGATAAGCATTTCTTTTGTGATCAAGATCAAATCCTTCTCCACAAGGTTCCATGGTTGATCATGAAAACAGATAACTACTTTGTGCCATCTCTGTTCTTGGTTCCATCTTTTGAGCAagaactcaaaaaactcttccCTGAACAGGAAACTGTTTTCCATCACTTGGGTCGGTATCTTTTTCATCCCTCCAATTCAGTATGGGGGTTGATTACAAGGTATTATCATGCCTACTTAGAAAAAGCTGATGAGAAGGTAGGCATTCAGATCAGAATCTTTGATACTAGAACTAGCCCAATCAAACAAATTCTGGATCAGATCCTTGCCTGTTCCTTCAAGGAGAAATTGTTGCCAGAAGTCAATGTGAAGGAATCCATAATCAACCCATCTGAAAACCAAAGGTCTAAAGCTGTTCTCATAACATCTTTAAATGGTGGATACTTTGAGAAGATAAGGAACATGTATTGGAAACACCCAACTGTGAGTGGTGAGGTGATTGAAGTATACCAACCAAGCCATGAAGAATACCAACAGACAGAGAAGAAGATGCATAACCAAAAGGCATGGGCAGAAATGTATCTCTTAAGTTTGACTGATGTGTTGATCACAAGCTCATGGTCAACATTTGGATATGTAGCTCAGGGTCTAGGAGGTTTGAAACCATGGATTCTGACTAAGGTTGAGAACAGGACAACCCCTGATCCTCTTTGTCGACGGGCCATGTCAATTGAGCCTTGTTTTCATGCACCTCCCTCTTATGACTGCAAGGCAAAAACATGGATTGATACTGGTGCACTTGTTCCTCATATAAAGCATTGTGAGGACATGAGTTGGGGTGTTAAACTATTCAATCATGATGAGTTGTAG